GTTATCACAGCGATATTTTTGCAATCAAAACTTCTGGCTGCCGATCGATCAGCGCAAAAAGTCCCTACTCCCTGTTTTCTGTAAATCCAACCTTCGTTTTCTAATTCGTCCAAAGCCTTTCTGACGGTATGCCTGCTCATGTGAAATCTGTTGATAAGCTCGCTCTCTGTAAAAACCGGATCGTGGGTATTTAAATTTTCTCTAATTATATACTCAATGATGTACTCTTTAAGCTGTTGATATTTTGGTACATTTGCCGCCAATACTATACATCCCTTCCTGACAATATCACGAACATACTATCCTTATAGAATTATACCATTTTTTCGCTCCAATATAAAGTCAAAATAACCAATGGGTTGTCATTACATTTGCATATCTTATTCAACCCTGCCCGTACTTTGTCATATACCTTTCGTGGGCCCTCTTAACCTCTTCTTCAGGTATTTCATCAGGCTGACCTAAAAGCAATGCCAGATGCACTGTTTTGGCCACATCCTCCACCATAACAGCAGCTTTAACCGCTGCCTCAGGAGACTTCCCTATTGTAAACACCCCATGATTTTTCATCAGGATAGCAGGGCTGTCCCCTATATACTTAACTATGGCCTTGCCTATCTCTTCCTCCCCTATTCGCGCATAAGGTCCTACCGGTATAGGACCGCCAAATTCATCGGCAATGGCCGTGAGGTAAACAGGTATAGGCCTGCCCAAAGCAGCAAAGCTAGTAGCGTACGGCGAATGGGTGTGCACAATTCCCATAACGTCTTCCCTGTGCCTGTACACGTATAAGTGCGTCGCCGTATCCACTGACGGCTTTAACCTGCCTTCTATCACATTTCCCTCAAGGTCCACTACCACCATGTCCTCAGGGGTCATCTCATCGTATAACACGCCGCTGGGCTTTATGACTACATACCCCGTCTTCTCGTCCCGACCGCTGACGTTGCCGCTGGTCATGGTGACGAGGTTGTTCTTTGGCAACATAAGATTCATTTTCCATACCCGTTCTTTTAACTCCTCAAGCATTGGCAACCCTCTCCTTTATAGCTTTTAACCTCTTCATCACATCATTCTGCCCTCTGCCAAAGTAATCGTGGAGCATTTTGTACTCCTTAAACAGCTCATCGTATACCTTCACGTTTTCAGGTATCGGCCTGTACACTGTATCCTTTAATCGAGGTATTACTTTTGCTGCTTCAAATATGCTGTCAAAACCTCCCCTCTCTTTGCCCGCTGCTACAGCACCAAACATGGCAGCACCCAGCGCCGGTGTTTGAGCCGATTGCGACACCTTTATTTCCAGGTTGGTTACATCAGCGTATATCTGCATTAAAAGAGGATCTTTTTCCGCAAGACCTCCGCAAGCATACAGCTCTTTTACTTCCACACCGCTGCGGTTAAACGCCTCTATAATGGTCCTGGTGCCGTAGGCCGTCGCCTCAATCAAAGCCCTGTATATCTCTTCAGGCTTGGTGGTGAGATTCATCCCTAGGATCATACCCGTAAGATCAGCATCTACCAGCACAGACCTGTTGCCATTCCACCAGTCTAAGGCTAACAACCCGCTCTGTCCCGGCTTTAAACTAGAGGCTTTCTCCCTTAAATACCCAAAAGCGCTAATTCCCCTTTCTTCGGCCTGTCTCTTGTATTCATAAGGAAGGCACGTCTCTACATACCATGCAAATATGTCCCCTACAGCCGATTGCCCAGCTTCGTACCCGTACAATCCGGGTATTATCCCATCCTCCACAACGCCGCACATGCCGGGCACCTCCACTTCTCTGTCGCCCAAGACCATATGGCATATGGACGTGCCCATCACCATGACCATCTTGCCCGGCGACGTCACTCCCACCGCAGGCACCGATACATGGGCATCCACATTACCCACTGCCACTGCCACTCCAGGATTTAAACCTATAAGTGACGCCATCTCCGGTCTCAATTCCCCTGCCTTTGTGCCCAAGGGATATATGTCCCTACTGAGCTTTTCATCAACCAGATTCTCTAGACGGGGGTCAAGGGCTTTGTAAAAATCACTGGAAGGATAGCCCTTTCGCTTGTGCCATATGGCCTTATAGCCCGCTGTACAGCTATTTCGCCTCTCATTGCCTGTGAGCATCATGACCACCCAATCGGTGGCTTCGATGAACTTATCTGCGGCTTCATATACTTCCGGCGCCTCGTTTAACACCTGCCAGACCTTAGGGACCAGCCACTCTGACGATATCTTGCCTCCATACCTTGAAAGGAAGTCCTCCCCTCGCTGGGCAGCTATCTGGTTTAACTTGTTGGCTTCAGGCTGCGCCGCATGATGTTTCCACAGCTTAACGTAAGCGTGAGGATTATGAGCAAACTCAGGTAAATCGCACAGGGGCGTGCCGTCTTTTTTGATGGGTAGTATGGTACAAGCTGTAAAGTCTATGCCGATGCCTATGACATCCTCCTTGTTTACCCCCGATTTTCTCAGGACATCGGGTATAATCACTTTGAGGACCTCGATGTAGTCGTCAGGGTGCTCCAGCGCCCAATCCTGACCCAGCCGCGTGCCATCGGGTAGCCTCTCATCCATAACGCCATGGGGATATGCCATCATAGACGAAGCTACTTCTTGGGCTGTGTCTATATTGAGCAGCAGAGCCCTGGCGGATTCTGTGCCATAGTCAACGCCTATAGAGTATTTAGCCATAAAAAATTCCTCCTTACCTGATACAATAGTTATTCGTATATTTATTTATATCACGTCAATTGTACGTACATTTAATATATTCTACATGCTTTTTAAAATTCCTCTTAAAAATAAAAATTTTTGTGTTGACAAAAACTGCATCAGAATATATAATTTAAAATAACAAAATCTTATCGAAATACTTGGATTTAATGATTGGAGGAAACACATGTACCATGTTAAAGCTTTGAAAGCATTGTCCGTTATATCGTTACTCCTTGCGATAATAACTTTTACCACAGCGTGCGATACAAAAACACAAAGCAAAAATTCCACTATAAGAATCGGTTTTTTCCCCAACATAACGCACTCGCAGGCGCTGATAGGAAAAGCCCAGGGTCAGTTTCAAAAAGCGTTGGGAGAGAAAAACAAGATTGAATGGAAGCAGTTCAACGCAGGTCCCGCTGAAATAGAGGCGCTGCTCTCGGGACAAATAGACATTGGGTACATAGGCCCAGGGCCAGCAGTAAATGGATACGCCAGGTCAAATGGTGAACTTCAGATAATAGCAGGAGCTGCAGATGCAGGGGCTATACTGATCTCCAGAAAAGACCTTAAAATCAAAAATCTCAAAGAACTAAGTGGAAAAAAGGTCGCTATCCCCCAGTTTGGAAACACCCAGGATTTGTGTTTAAGAGGCATACTCAAAGAAAATGGGTTGAAAGACATAACCAAAGGAGGAACAGTAGAGATCGTACAGGCCGAAAACCCCGATATAAAGGTATTACTGGATAGGGGAGAAATAGACGCCGCTCTGGTGCCAGAACCATGGGGCTCAAGGATGATAAAAGAAGTAAATGCCAACATAGTCCTGGACTACGACAGTATATTGAATAACGGAAATTACGCCACTGCTGTAGTAATAGCAAGAAAGGAGTTCATAAAAGAACACCCGGATATAGTAGAAAAGTTTCTAAAAACCCATGTAGAACTGACCGAATTTATAAACAATAATCGGGAAAAAGCAATGGAGATTGTAAACAGCCAATTAAACGAGTTGACAAAAAAGCCTTTGTCAGAAGACATACTCACCAGCTCATTTAACAGGCTTAAGATAACTTATGACCCTGAAAGAAACTCTGTGGTAGACTTTGTAAATCTATCACTGGATACCGGCTTTTTAAAACAAAAA
The genomic region above belongs to Caldanaerobius polysaccharolyticus DSM 13641 and contains:
- a CDS encoding L-ribulose-5-phosphate 4-epimerase, whose amino-acid sequence is MLEELKERVWKMNLMLPKNNLVTMTSGNVSGRDEKTGYVVIKPSGVLYDEMTPEDMVVVDLEGNVIEGRLKPSVDTATHLYVYRHREDVMGIVHTHSPYATSFAALGRPIPVYLTAIADEFGGPIPVGPYARIGEEEIGKAIVKYIGDSPAILMKNHGVFTIGKSPEAAVKAAVMVEDVAKTVHLALLLGQPDEIPEEEVKRAHERYMTKYGQG
- a CDS encoding ribulokinase, translated to MAKYSIGVDYGTESARALLLNIDTAQEVASSMMAYPHGVMDERLPDGTRLGQDWALEHPDDYIEVLKVIIPDVLRKSGVNKEDVIGIGIDFTACTILPIKKDGTPLCDLPEFAHNPHAYVKLWKHHAAQPEANKLNQIAAQRGEDFLSRYGGKISSEWLVPKVWQVLNEAPEVYEAADKFIEATDWVVMMLTGNERRNSCTAGYKAIWHKRKGYPSSDFYKALDPRLENLVDEKLSRDIYPLGTKAGELRPEMASLIGLNPGVAVAVGNVDAHVSVPAVGVTSPGKMVMVMGTSICHMVLGDREVEVPGMCGVVEDGIIPGLYGYEAGQSAVGDIFAWYVETCLPYEYKRQAEERGISAFGYLREKASSLKPGQSGLLALDWWNGNRSVLVDADLTGMILGMNLTTKPEEIYRALIEATAYGTRTIIEAFNRSGVEVKELYACGGLAEKDPLLMQIYADVTNLEIKVSQSAQTPALGAAMFGAVAAGKERGGFDSIFEAAKVIPRLKDTVYRPIPENVKVYDELFKEYKMLHDYFGRGQNDVMKRLKAIKERVANA
- a CDS encoding aliphatic sulfonate ABC transporter substrate-binding protein yields the protein MYHVKALKALSVISLLLAIITFTTACDTKTQSKNSTIRIGFFPNITHSQALIGKAQGQFQKALGEKNKIEWKQFNAGPAEIEALLSGQIDIGYIGPGPAVNGYARSNGELQIIAGAADAGAILISRKDLKIKNLKELSGKKVAIPQFGNTQDLCLRGILKENGLKDITKGGTVEIVQAENPDIKVLLDRGEIDAALVPEPWGSRMIKEVNANIVLDYDSILNNGNYATAVVIARKEFIKEHPDIVEKFLKTHVELTEFINNNREKAMEIVNSQLNELTKKPLSEDILTSSFNRLKITYDPERNSVVDFVNLSLDTGFLKQKPDLKGLFNLDILNKVLKEEGRPQIK